GTGAGTGGGCTCCTGCTGCTCAGTGAGTTTGTGAAGTTTCAAGTATAAAGTGATTATCTTTGCTGGCTATTGTATAGATCAATTGTTTCTTAGAAGTTATATTTCCTATAATGCAGAGAAGCACAACTCGTTGGGGACTTTAATGGATGGAATGGTGCCAACCACAAAATGGAAAAGAATCAATTTGGTGTTTGGAGTATCAAACTCCCTGATTCTGGTGGAATTCCAGCAATTCCCCACAATTCAAGAGTCAAGTTTCGATTCCAGCATGGTAATGGAGTTTGGGTTGATCGCATCCCTGCTTGGATTAAATATGCCACTGTTGACCCTACAAGATTTGGAGCACCATATGATGGTGTGTATTGGGATCCACCTCCTTCAGAAAGGTGCAAACACTTAAACCCAATTTGGATGAAGTGAATATTATTGATAGAGAAACAGGAGAAGGAAATAGCTTTGGGGCTAATGCCATCATAACAGGCATGATTTTTTAGTTCCTTAATCCTTCAAAAATTTATGATGGCTATAATGGGGAAAAAACCTTCAACAGTTTTTAAGGACCTCTCTACCATTGCTTGGCCTAGTTTCATTTAAATAAGGGAGCTATTGTACCATGATGCCTTAAATTTTATCTACATGAGACTCAGCTGGTTGTTGAACTTTTCTTCCATTTATCATGCAGGTATCAGTTTATGTATCCCCGTCCTCCAAAACCCAAAGCCCCACGAATATATGAAGCTCATGTTGGAATGAGTAGCTCAGAACCCCGCATTAATTCATATAGAGAATTTGCTGATGAGATTCTGCCTCGTATTCGAGCAAATAACTATAACACAGTCCAGTTGATGGCTGTGATGGAGCACTCCTATTATGCATCATTTGGGTATCATGTTACGAACTTTTTCGCTGTAAGCAGTAGATCCGGGACTCCAGAGGACCTGAAGTATTTAATTGATAAGGCCCATAGCTTAGGCCTACGAGTATTGATGGATATCATTCACAGTCATACAAGTAACAATGCGACTGATGGCCTCAATGGCTTTGATGTTGGCCAAAGCTCACAGGAGTCCTACTTCCACACTGGCGATCGTGGTTACCATAAGTTATGGGATAGCAGGCTCTTTAACTATGCCAATTGGGAAGTTCTTCGCTTCCTTTTATCCAACTTACAGTGGTGGCTTGAAGAGTTTAGATTTGATGGCTTTAGATTCGATGGAGTAACTTCAATGTTGTATCATCACCACGGAATAGACATGGCATTTACGGGGAATTATAACGAGTATTTTAGTGAGGCAACAGATGTCGATGCTGTTGTCTATCTGATGCTGGCAAACACTCTGATTCATAATATTTTGCCTGATGCAACTGTCATAGCTGAAGATGTTTCTGGTATGCCAGGGCTTGGTCGACCTGTCTCTGAGGGGGAATTGGTTTTGATTACCGCCTGGCAATGGCCATTCCTGACAAGTGGATTGATTACTTGAAGAACAAATCAGATGAAGATTGGTCGATGAAGGAAATATCCGAGAGTTTGACGAATAGAAGATACACTGAGATGTGTATAGCTTATGCTGAAAGCCATGATCAGGTATGAGATTTTGTTTTAGTTGTGTAGTTCTTAATCAACATTTTCTGTCTTCCAACCTTCCAACAAGGTAAacgagagaaaagaaaggagacaGAAACGGTGTAGTCTTCATGTTTTGTTCTCTCTCCAATTTTACCCTTTTCCTCAATATGGAAATTAAACTTTTCATCCACAAACTACCACCTTTTATTGTTCCCTGAAAACTtctaaaagtttcaatttgCACCAGAAACCACCTATAATTTCAATTTGTACCCCCGGTTTACATTGAACTGTTAAGATTGTGCCATGCAGCCAATTTTTCATTGATCTTAGAGCGgactcattggattagctaaatgtTGAATTCAATGAGAATTTagctattaaattataaaatgtatcacattggaataattatattctaaatatttggaatATAGCTATAGTAACttttaaagtaattttcaaatttgaaaaacactgtttattcatcaaatctattttatatcatttgtttcACTCTCTTGAGGTCTCCATCAATGTCtctctagtttctatttttaacccataatttaattagaatatgattactaattaatatataatattataaatagtaaaatatgataaaataaataatttcataattaaaaaaaataaaatatttttaaaattattaattattcatgaataaatggataatctaatgtagagatttaatgtgaatagccaaagtcaaattcatcttttattattttattgtcatataataaaaaaatgactattctaatgtggagacttatgtgaatggaatagctaaaagctaaattcatcttacattcataaaaaatgtactttaactttagctaatccaatgagagtgctcttagagGTCACATCTTATCTGAGGGTGCAAATTGCAAAATATTTATAGTTTaggatgaaaattgaaagttttggtGACTTGAGGTgcaatataaaaaacaaattttagtttgtaggtgaaaatataattttgccAATGTATTTTTTCCAATATTGATAAGCTTTACTGGTGCAGGCCATTGTAGGGGACAAGACAATAGCATTTCTCCTAATGGATAAAGAAATGTATTCTGGCATGTCATGCTTAACCGAGGCTTCTCGTACTGTTGAGCGAGGGCTTGCACTTCACAAGGTATGTTTATTCCAGCTTGCGTTACTGCTTTCTCGGGTTGTTGTATCTTTTACAGCTCAACTGGCTGATGTCTctactttctttccttttatggATGCGGTTCTGGCTTTATCCCCAACTATAGGCCTTACAACTCATTTTTGCCCGCTTCAGAGGACTAAATAGTAACGATAGCCATTTCATGCATTGATTGTGGCATTGATTTACACACTGGAACCAGATGAAAGCTAATTCCAGTGAAAATGTCTTTtgatcaattttaatttttctgttattgttatatttatcttttacaGATGGTACATTTTATAACTATGGCACTAGGAGGTGAGGGCTACCTTAATTTCATGGGGAACGAGGTAAGCACACTAGCCTGCACTCAAGATTGCTGCATGGTATCAGCGTGTATCCAGTCCTAGATATATTCTGACAGTATATATTGGATTTTGGATTTGGTGACCTCCAAGATTTCAAATactttatgaaaatatatttaaaattacattagCAAGTATAGAAGATTTTTTAAAGTTGTCTGTGTTTGCATAGATTgtcttatttttatgttattttttaaacattattgTATAGTATGGTCATCCTGAATGGATTGACTTCCCAAGAGAAGGCAATGGGTGGAGCTATGAAAAATGCAGACGGCAATGGAACCTAGTGGATACAGAGCACTTGAGATATCGGGTATAGAATCATATCTTCGTTGGTTGAGCaactccataattttttttttttttttaatgagtccTTCACTTGACCCTACTGTACAACATGACTTTGGTAAAGTATGGCTAGCACACATTCCTAACTCGTGGCAAATCTCAGAAAGAATGCAAATTCATCACTAGAACAGATTCTCACACCCAGCACCAATACCCAAGTTCATGTAATGGAATGTTACAAATTTTGTCTAACCCACTTCCATCCCACACAATTTCCTAGTGTTTAAGTGTTGCGCTTTCCTGCAAACTTCCATTTTATGACCACATCTTTAACACTTCTTAGGTCATTAGTTTAAGTAATATGGAATGTCTTGTATAATACATGTCATAGTTAATATGTACAACATTCCCGTTTACAGAGGAGTTTATCTCTGTTTTTGTTTCCATGTGATAGGTTTTAACaccatctttttctctttcctctggACCTTTACAGTTCCTGAATGCATTTGACAGAGCTATGAATTTACTTGATGATAAGTTTTCATTTCTGGAGTCAACAAAACAGATCGTGAGCAGCACAGATGAAGAAGACAAGGTATAGATGTTCCCAATGATCATTAGGATTTGTTATGCTATCTTACCATAAACGATAgggttgttttcaaatttcccTTGGAATTTAAACAACTTGAGTAATTAATGCACCATGATAATGCACAAATCCAGATTGGCTAATTGTTATCTGATAGCACCTGATCCggtagaaaataataaattggtAATTAAGGGTGGCATTTAAGCTTATGTCTCTTCATCACATTTTATTGGACTAAGAAAGGGGAGCATTTGATGGGATTTTTGCATTGATTTAAAAGATTGCTAAAAATTAATCTCAGCTTTTCATTTACTTGGTGGTTCTAGCTGTTTCAGTTCTTTCATGAGGGGGAATAACAAGAACACATTCTTATTGTTTGAAGTTTATTTTATAGCCCTGATCATTTCATTTGGAAATTCTTCACTATTACACAATTGCATGATTTTATCATGCTACAGGTTATCGTCTTTGAGCGTGGAGATCTGGTTTTTGTGTTCAATTTTCATCCAGAGAATACATATGATGGGTACGTTGTATATAGTTCTGTGTTGTTTGCACGTGGAATGTGGCCTTGTACGCGAATAGCAGCATGCcaagtttttttattcagtGCTTGATTCTCCGAGTGACGTGTGTGATCTTGAACAAACAGGTACAAAGTTGGGTGCGACTTGCCTGGGAAGTATAGAGTTGCACTAGATAGTGATGCTGGGGAATTTGGTGGACATGGAAGAGTAAGGAACACCTTTTACATAGTCAAGCATGCATTTTTTGGCGAAAGTTGTCTTTGACAGTGTATCTGTTTCACCTATTGTCATTGATCTCTTTGCTGACTTGATGATTTCTTTGGCAGGTGGGCCATCATGTTGACCATTTCACATCTCCTGAAGGGATCCCCGGAGTGCCAGATACGAATTTCAATAATCGTCCCAATTCCTTCAAAGTACTCTCACCACCTCGTACATGTGTGGTATGGTTTACCCTTTTGGTCTTCCTAGTTCCTAGTGTTGGTATTTCTGGTCGTCATTCATTTCTTcttaccataaaaaaatataactataaacGAAATAATATGGTGATTGCAAAATCAAGATCTCCGCACATTGCTTAATACCCGAGTTGATAATTGGTGTTGAAAACTAATTTGAGCTATCAGCCCAACTGGTGTTAGCCTTGTATGTCTGGCATTTTGGAAATCAAATCCCCAGCTCAGAACTATGATTTAGGCCTGGTTTGACAAATctttcaaactatttcatctcatttcaacatctaaacactaatcaaatacaaatatttttcaatttcaaattttcaacttttgaacgttattatgtaattattatctaatcattacaactttttcatacttgtaaataaaacacaaaaaataattcaacttttttaaatctcaaaactaaaattatattataaccttctttcaactttataatttttttattcaactttttatctattctttctcaaaatcccataaaacattttaattcaaatcattttactactattcgtaaattatctcactactatttacaaatttttcatctcatctgtgaaaccAAACTAAGTTTGCTAAGTCTTCGATTATATCTTCAAAAGGTTTATTATAGAGTGGACGAAAGTGAAGAAGAAAGCAATGCTGCTAATTTGGTGGACCCGACTAAGATATCAGCAGCGGAGGTTGTGGCTAAGCAGGAAAGTTTTGAAGCGGCTGCTCCTGTGGAAGATGAGGATCCCATTACAAGCAAGGTAAAAGGCTTGGAAGCAGAAAAGACGGCCAAGATAAAAGACTTGGGAGCAGAAGAGACCTGAGAAGCGACTTCAAATGGCTAACCATCAGTTCGTTTGTCAATAGTTTCAGTGCCGGCAAGTTGGTACAACTTGTGTGGATAAATAAAAGGATCTGAATTTGGGCTCTCTATATTTCCTTTATATAGGTATGGCCTCTGCTTGTGAGTTGTATATATacgttttttttaataagtgagTTGTATATATACGTGAAGAAAGATATTGCGGAATgtaatataattatcataaatgGGAATGTAGTCCCTTGTGCTTTCGCAGAGCAATCATagttttttggaaaatgctaaGCGTCCCGCTTAacatttttgtgtatttttcatgtgttttttttatatagatttttttaacaattttaaatattttaaaaaaataaaaaaatttataatatcattaaaaaatacctCAATCACAAGTTGTGATtgaggaagtattttttaatgatttttttttttttactttatgattaatgaagtgttttttaataatattctaaatttattttatgtttttacatatttaaaagtattaaaaaaaatttctataaaaaataattgaaaaaaaaatacatcaaaaaaCACATGCTAGAGCGGGCGGGAGCCACCAGCGGTGGCTCTAGCAGTACTCTAGTTTTTTTAGCCGGTGACAAATCCttcatttcccaaaaaaaaaaaaaaaaaaaatgtcatctGTTTAATTTATTGGATGATTTATTATTCTAAAATGTTGATTTTTAACTtgagtattattatttatagagttTTATTATGTACAAGTAAATTTATGTActaatttatgtattaatattgttgtcttcgtattctaaatttaaattagtactgtttttaataaaatttactttctgactaatcatattgaatatGTATGTGTATTAATGCGCATAATcgcttataattatattttttcttatttttaatccCGCCAACTGATGTGTTACATTTGagtgatttttcattaaaatgattaatttattaagttatttaaaatataaattttgttactcatcatcttcgtatattatatattttttaaatttttttaaattaattaaattattctactcattatttatatactatacatttagtaagaaaaaaaaaatatggcgtgtgtataagaaaatgataaataaaattttcttaagaGTGAATTGGCAGAGACTGGGATGCAATCAGTGACTGAAAATtcaatatgaaaagttggtggtacttttttatttttcctacaaaaagattcttataatattaataagataaatacaCAAGAGATTCATTATACACGTTAGAGCTTTGCTACCCAGTTGCCTACATTATAAATTacatttgttttaatttgttttattattaaattaattaaaattttctacttattatttctaCATTACATACTTGttaaggagaaaaaataaaaagataaaaaaataaaaataaatatgtgatgtaagaataatgagtagaatttttttaaatattatagatGAGTCTAATAAattgagtagaatttttttaaatattatagatGTGTCTAATAAATTAACAGAACTGAGAGAAACAAGTTTGACTGTTTGATCCATTTGATTAAGCGTATAATAtttagagaaatgctttagcagtttttataaaaataaatttacgaaATGAACTGACTTAatgtga
This genomic interval from Juglans microcarpa x Juglans regia isolate MS1-56 chromosome 4D, Jm3101_v1.0, whole genome shotgun sequence contains the following:
- the LOC121259955 gene encoding LOW QUALITY PROTEIN: 1,4-alpha-glucan-branching enzyme 1, chloroplastic/amyloplastic-like (The sequence of the model RefSeq protein was modified relative to this genomic sequence to represent the inferred CDS: inserted 1 base in 1 codon), with product MGSLGFLHSPALGSIPLHSSSKPSRKNQHIVKQLVRAANGSQKLLERQTFLFASRIAIHRRVQHGSTISALVTDDSSTMTSTEEDTDNIYILGIDPGLESFSDHFGYRMKRYVDQKALLEKHEGGLEEFSQGYLKFGFNREEDGIVYREWAPAAQEAQLVGDFNGWNGANHKMEKNQFGVWSIKLPDSGGIPAIPHNSRVKFRFQHGNGVWVDRIPAWIKYATVDPTRFGAPYDGVYWDPPPSERYQFMYPRPPKPKAPRIYEAHVGMSSSEPRINSYREFADEILPRIRANNYNTVQLMAVMEHSYYASFGYHVTNFFAVSSRSGTPEDLKYLIDKAHSLGLRVLMDIIHSHTSNNATDGLNGFDVGQSSQESYFHTGDRGYHKLWDSRLFNYANWEVLRFLLSNLQWWLEEFRFDGFRFDGVTSMLYHHHGIDMAFTGNYNEYFSEATDVDAVVYLMLANTLIHNILPDATVIAEDVSGMPGLGRPVSXGGIGFDYRLAMAIPDKWIDYLKNKSDEDWSMKEISESLTNRRYTEMCIAYAESHDQAIVGDKTIAFLLMDKEMYSGMSCLTEASRTVERGLALHKMVHFITMALGGEGYLNFMGNEYGHPEWIDFPREGNGWSYEKCRRQWNLVDTEHLRYRFLNAFDRAMNLLDDKFSFLESTKQIVSSTDEEDKVIVFERGDLVFVFNFHPENTYDGYKVGCDLPGKYRVALDSDAGEFGGHGRVGHHVDHFTSPEGIPGVPDTNFNNRPNSFKVLSPPRTCVVYYRVDESEEESNAANLVDPTKISAAEVVAKQESFEAAAPVEDEDPITSKVKGLEAEET